The sequence ACGATGGCACCGGAAATACCCGACATCGAGTCACGCAACGCACCCGCCAGAATCCGAATAGGTCTTTTATAAGCGTGTCCCTTTTTTAAAAGATGCCTTCCGTTATAAAAAATTTCCATTCCATGATTGGCGGCATAAATAATGTTTTTGAGACCGACTTTTTGTTTGATGTCTGGCAACGCCCTTCCCGTCACTATCCCTATTTTGATATTTCTTTTTTTGGATAATTTTTGGAGCCACCGCTTTACATCGGGAGGAAGAATGGCATCATTGGGATCTCCTGCTATCGGGGAAAGAGTGCCGTCGAAATCCAGAAACAAAATTATTTTCCGCTCTCCATTCATGCAATTTTGTGTTCAGTTCGTATTTGCGTCAGATTGGTTACAATATCCGCCGCCCACTTATAAACATTGTTTTCTCTGACGGCGTTTCTCATCCGAATCGTTCGGGAATTCCCTTGGTATAATCGATCCTGTCAACGCCGACTCCCACAAGCGATGCCTATTAACCTCTGGTCACTACTGATTTTCTCTATCATTTTGTTAAGTTTGTCCGGAGGTTTCTGATTGATGAGTGCATTCACGGATTCTTTCAACCCCTCCGTCACCAACCACGCGCGGTGTTCCAGTTCGTTCTCCAATCTTTTTCTTTCCGATTGTACATTGAAATAGGATGACACCGCCGCAATTAAAGTCACGGCCATTATGATGGAAATGATGAGACGGAACGTAATTTTCATGAATGATCGTATACTCCGCACGACGCATTGAAAGAAACAACAACAAAAAATATTTATAAATCCATAAGAAACTTAAACACTTACGCACTTTCCCAAGTGTCCGACACTTATAGAAAGGTTATCGGCATCCTTTAAATTTTGTTGCGTGAATTTTTGGAAGGGGGTGGATTATTTTGCAACAGCGGCCTTCAAAAAAACAATTTCTTCATCGTGGTGGTCTACTTTTTCGATAACGGCATCGAGTTTTTCGCGAATAGATATTGTATCGGCTTTAACCTCTTTGACAGCCAGCTGTGTGTAATGAATTTCCTGACGAAGAGATTTTTCCATATCATCCATTCTTTTGTTCAATCCCGCCGCAATGCTGTTGACATGTTCTCTCGCATCTTTTGCGACATATTCAATTTTGGCATCAACGGTTTTTAGAATGTCGTGTTTGAAGGTTTGCAACTGTTCCGTCAAAAACTCTTTTGTGATGGCTTCAGATTTTTGCGGTATTGATTTTTTTGAAGATGGCATGACTTCTTCTACCAACCTGTGATCTCCAAAGCAAGAATGATTTTTACTTTATCCCACTTCCACTTTTTTGTTCCGCACTCTGTTTGAGTTTTTCCAACAAATGCGTTTTTCCCATACCTTCCTCTCCGCAGATGGCGATGATCGGGGGCTGAGCCTTGGGGTTTTGGATCAGATCGGTAACCCAGCCGTGCAGTTTTTCCTGCTCGCGCTCACGGCCAATGTGCCGGTTTCCCTCCGGCGTAAGATAAGACCCTCGGGCATGAGAGCGGTCGGCAAAGGCATCGGGAGAATGGGTGAGAAGGGCGTTGATGACGGAGCGCGCGTTACCGTAAAATCGGTCCGCGGGATTTTTGGCGAGAAGCCTCAAGCGGTGGCAAAGAAAATCTATTTTTTAAAACACGTTCAAAGCGGCCGGTGTTTCACGGTAACGGCGTCCAGTTTTGACGAGGCCGTCCGCCGGACATTCGATGAAAATCTGCTCAATTGGAAATGCGAATCGGTGGAAGAATTGAAATTGGAGGCTCTTTGCAAGCTGTGTGAATATCCGATTGACCCTGAAGATTCCATCGTTGTGCAGGAAGAGGGAGATGTTGCGGGGGAGGAGGTGCACCGTTGTTGCCCCGTCTGCGTTGACTGCGGCGATTATCTGGGCGATGCTAGGGAACGCCATGCTTCGAACGCCTCTACCCCTTCATGGAACATGGGTTTCCACTATTGCCTCAAAGACGCTTTCAAACATGGACTCATTGATAACGCTCCTCTCACTGCTCCCGTTGTGCCGGAAACCCATCCCGCCGAAAAGCGCCTCAAGGAATGGACGGAGGTGATGGATCAAATGGCACACGATTTGAAAGGGGCCCTTACTTTTTTGGGTCTCTACATTGACATGTTTTCCGAAACGAAGGCGGAATTTGCGGCAAAGGAAAAAGATTGCAGGAAAACCGCGAAGGAATCCTACGACAAGATCGTGGAACTGATTGCCAGCATCAGGGATTATGCGCGAGCTAGTCAGCTTCGTTACAAGGCGAATGACTTTGTGGATGTCGTCAAAAAAACTATCGCGGAATTGTCGGCACAGGCCGCAAGGCAGAATGTGATTCTACATTACGCGGGTCCGGAATATCTCGTCGGAATTTTTGACTCGGAAAAAGTGGGAAGGATTCTGACCAACCTTTGCGTCAACGCTCTTCAAGCCATCGAAAAACCGTCCGGTTCCATCTTCATTTCCGTCCTGCACAACGAACATGCAGTCTGGATTGACGTGACCGATACGGGGAAGGGAATTGCCGAGGAACATCTCCACAAGGTGTTTCTCAAAAAATTTACGCACGGCAAAAAGGGTGGAACGGGTTTAGGTCTTTCTTTCTGCAAACAGATTGTGGAAGCACATGGCGGTTCCATCGGTGTTTCCAGCCGGCCCGGAGAGGGAACGACTTTTTCTCTCGTGTTTCCGCTTTCCGCCGTTTTGCTGGCAGAAAAAATTGTGTATCCCTTATCCCGAAAAGAGGTCTTGCGCGCCTTTCTCCTCGATGATGAATGCCCCCAATGGGAAGTGTGGATGCAAACGTGGCATGAAAAATATGGCGAGGAAAATATCTCTCTCATGGATGCCCAAGATTGTCTGCCTTCCGGCTTTGGGGCGGAGGTGACACTGGACCCGAATAAATTTTCTTAAAAATCAGCACCGGAAAGACATGGAAAAACCGAAGCGCACATTTGGTATGGAACTCAAAAGCTACGGGTTGACCGATCAGGGTGATCGGCCGAACAATGAGGATACTTTTTTAACCAATGACCGTCTCGGTGCCTATCTTTTGTGTGACGGCATGGGTGGTCCGGCCGGCGGTGACTTCGCCAGTTTTTTCGCATCCAGACAGGTGATGGATACACTGGTCAAGGCATCTGAAATGCAGATTTCAAAAAAAAAGATTTCCGGGGAAGAGACTTTGGATCCTTATCCTGACGATGCCAAACAAGACACTCCCGAATCTTATCTTGAATATGCCGTTTGGCAGACAAACCAACAGTTTCACCGCGTGGCGGCCAAAAAAGCAAATGACGGCCAAAAAATGGGGACCACGCTGGTCGGTTTCTGGTTTTTGAAAGACAAAATTTGGTCTCTGAACGTCGGCGATTCAAGGGCCTATGGTCTCTGGGATAATCATCTCTTCCGCCTGACGCGGGATGACTGCTGGGTTGAAGAACAGATTTTGATGGGGCAAATAGATCCCGAAGAAGCCCATCGTTATCGAAGCAAAATAACCAAAGCCGTCGGCACCAATCCCTATGTAAACCCTCAAATCAATTCCCATCCGATTCCCTATTCCGGGGGGCGATTTCTCCTTTGCAGTGACGGTTTCTACGATCATGTACCCTCAGACGAGATTGCCAAACTAATGCCTCTTTCCAATCTGGAGGAGGCCGCGAAAAAAATGATCGAAAAAGCCGTTGAATTGGGAAAGGCAAAACAGGCTGAAAAGAAAGTCAAGGTCAGGGACAACATCACCGTTTTAGTGATTGACCTGAAGATGTATGGCATCGCCCGCCCCGAAGAAGACACATTAAATTTCGAGTAGGCTGATAAAATGGGAGTGGTGAAAAATGTTCTGATTTTACTGAGTACGCAAAACGGCCGCGGCGGGAGAGGCGCCGCTGGATGAAGAAATACTGATTGAAGAAGGAGGGGAGGAGATTCTTAAGAAACGTGTTCCAGTACCCACAACACCGTAATTGGTCGCTCCGCTATAAGTCGAATAGGTAGGGCCATCCAAAATAGTACTACGACCGTCACTGGGCGTACAAATAAGACAAACCCCCTGATAATTACCGGTGGTACTGTTAAAAGTTCGCGCATTGTATTTGAAGCGGGTGCCGGAAGTGAGCCCACGGTCGGTATAGGCAAGAGCCACCGCCCAGTTTTTCAAAAATTCTCCCATCTCATCAAAATCACCCGATCCTGCATAAGCGGCGATAATATTATTCACGCCGGTGTTGGTTGTTTTCACCAGATTCCCAAGAAAAGTATTGCTGTTGCCACTCTGTTCATAGAGATAACGCAGAAAGAGATATCCTGCTCCCCGCTGTGCCAAACTTGGACTTCCGGAAGTCACAACGGCATTGCTTTGTGGTGAGGCAAGAAAGAGATCATACCGGGAATAATTTTCGCGACCGTATCCGACAAGGTCTTCGGTGAAATGGGAGATGGCCTCATTGAGCCAATTGTCTTCGGCAGAGCCCGCGCGCACAATCGTATGCTGATAATAGCTGATCAAA comes from Deltaproteobacteria bacterium and encodes:
- the otsB gene encoding trehalose-phosphatase — protein: MFLDFDGTLSPIAGDPNDAILPPDVKRWLQKLSKKRNIKIGIVTGRALPDIKQKVGLKNIIYAANHGMEIFYNGRHLLKKGHAYKRPIRILAGALRDSMSGISGAIV
- a CDS encoding ATP-binding protein, which codes for MRLLAKNPADRFYGNARSVINALLTHSPDAFADRSHARGSYLTPEGNRHIGREREQEKLHGWVTDLIQNPKAQPPIIAICGEEGMGKTHLLEKLKQSAEQKSGSGIK
- a CDS encoding HAMP domain-containing histidine kinase — translated: MAKKIYFLKHVQSGRCFTVTASSFDEAVRRTFDENLLNWKCESVEELKLEALCKLCEYPIDPEDSIVVQEEGDVAGEEVHRCCPVCVDCGDYLGDARERHASNASTPSWNMGFHYCLKDAFKHGLIDNAPLTAPVVPETHPAEKRLKEWTEVMDQMAHDLKGALTFLGLYIDMFSETKAEFAAKEKDCRKTAKESYDKIVELIASIRDYARASQLRYKANDFVDVVKKTIAELSAQAARQNVILHYAGPEYLVGIFDSEKVGRILTNLCVNALQAIEKPSGSIFISVLHNEHAVWIDVTDTGKGIAEEHLHKVFLKKFTHGKKGGTGLGLSFCKQIVEAHGGSIGVSSRPGEGTTFSLVFPLSAVLLAEKIVYPLSRKEVLRAFLLDDECPQWEVWMQTWHEKYGEENISLMDAQDCLPSGFGAEVTLDPNKFS
- a CDS encoding serine/threonine-protein phosphatase, with translation MELKSYGLTDQGDRPNNEDTFLTNDRLGAYLLCDGMGGPAGGDFASFFASRQVMDTLVKASEMQISKKKISGEETLDPYPDDAKQDTPESYLEYAVWQTNQQFHRVAAKKANDGQKMGTTLVGFWFLKDKIWSLNVGDSRAYGLWDNHLFRLTRDDCWVEEQILMGQIDPEEAHRYRSKITKAVGTNPYVNPQINSHPIPYSGGRFLLCSDGFYDHVPSDEIAKLMPLSNLEEAAKKMIEKAVELGKAKQAEKKVKVRDNITVLVIDLKMYGIARPEEDTLNFE